Part of the Lucilia cuprina isolate Lc7/37 chromosome 5, ASM2204524v1, whole genome shotgun sequence genome is shown below.
TCAAGGACTCGTTTCCCGTGTCAGCGCAAGTGTATGACCGTGTCATTAGCATATCCTGATTGGCTTGTCGTACACCTACACTAACATGTCGATCATTCGCCAAACTACGAGCACGGGCATTGCGCGCCCATTCCTGTATCCAATCGTGTTTAGTTTGAGCCGTCTGCAATACGGCAACTTCACTCAGTTTTGAAGTTGGTTGTGGACCAGTTGGAGTTTCCGGTGGTGTTTCTATAAGGTTTCTAGTAGCTGCAAATTTCTGTGAAGCATCTTTCTGGTTTGTAAATACATTCAGCCGATATTCGGCCTTTTGAAGATCCGTAAAGCCACCGGCTAGAGATGCTGGTGTGCCAGagcttttcaattttgtttcattACTTACATACTCCGAACTATCAATTTGAGATGTTGACAAACCACTATGTCGTGATAGTTTGGGTCGAGCATCTAGTGTTCTTTGTTTGGCCAATACACCACTTGTTGTGACACTTGTAAAACAGCCCAAATCAGGATCAACATCCTCATCATCGGTCGGTTGACTGTGAGAAGATTTCAAAACGTCTTGTTTAATGTCCATTTGTTTTGTGGCATTCATGTTGCGCAACACACGAGATTTAATTTTCTCCAAATAAGCTCCAGCCGATTGATGAGAACCCATTATTAGATCTGATGTTGAATTACTAGTCCGTTGTCGTTGTTCCAAAGCTTCAGCTTCATGATAGTAATTAACTTCTAAGACGTTATTCGAGCGTTTTGATTCAACAGTACCCTGTGTTCTAGGTGTTGGTGTTAAAGCATCCAATTGCTTTGGACGGCTTTTTGTTCTACGCGGATTGTCCACTATGGGTTGTCCGTTTTTATCAATGTTCATGAGATCTTTCTGTTCTTCTGTATAGTTGTCACCATCTAATGTATAAGTTCCCGCTTCGCTGATATCGTCAGCATCAGCATTGAGATGTTTAAAATCGGCCAAAGGAGGTTGAGGGCACATAAAATCCACTTGTTTTAAAGCCAATTGCATGGCTGTAGAACGAGGGGTAAATTGTGTACGATTTGCTACTAAATTTGATGCACCCTTGGGTACTTGTATGGGTGGTGGCTTGTTAGCAGTTTTTGTAGATTTACGCATTGCAGATTGTGATGTATTGGAAGTTGTTGTTGACGCCGTATTGGATTGTGGACTTTGTAAATTGCTTTCGTTTGTACTTGAACGTGGCGACCAGCTGTGACGTTTTGATGCATCACGCACACGTGAGGTGCTACGATCTCGTACACGCAACTTCACCTAAAATgatataacaaataaacatttatttccaTATTTAGTATTTTCGAATATATATATTACGATATGTACATTGAAACAAACAAATTCgtcattgttttaaaaatatatattttataaaatctctTTATGTTTACAGTACAAATACTATGTAGTATTAGTCACATTAAGCTCTAATTTAAATCATCTATGTATATTCAACTtaatttgtaattgaaattgTCTACAAATGGGTTCAACCTGTTTTAGATCTCTattgctaaataaaaaataatgactgCATTTAACCAGATTTTAATGGAAATAACAAATAAgctaaaaattcaataaactaaacaataaattagaaaaagtatgtatgtagtaatttatattaaaaattttaacttgtgTTAGTTTGCTTATAAGGTTTAGATCATAATCATGAAATATTTAAGTCGAAACGCAatcaaagaaaaagtttaattttaacaaaacttatcatattgaaaattatattcacAAATGTATTACTATATGCTATAAATAACTGAATAACTcgtataattaaattaattgttttattttatacattaaataaaataccttTTGTGTGGCAGAAGTATCAGACTCCAATGAATTGTTATCATTGTGGGCCTGTGAATTACGACCTGTTGATCTCGACGTTAATAGTGCTGACGACTGTGAACTTGTTAGACGTGTAGGTGTCTGTGCTTTCGTTGTCGATGCTGATGAATCATTCTCATTTTCCAGTTTGGACATAGAGGCACCACGTCGATGACGACTTTGAAAACGTTCCATCATACTTTTATATTTGGCAGCCTGGGCAGCAGCATCACATTCCTTATCATTGAAATTGTCTATGGTAAAGGCGCACGACTGTTTCATAGAGTTTGTCATTGTTGTATTACCATTTGAAGATGTTGACTCATCACCATCACCATGATCGTATGAAAAGTGTGCTTCTTTTTCACTATTACTATTGTCTGCGTTTGTGGCTGCCGTTTTAGTCTTTACGCTTGTTGTAGTTGCTTCTTGCCGTGCTGATCCACTACTTAGTTCTTCGTCATCGTTTTTGTTATCTCTACTGcttgttatttctttattagCGCTTTTACTACCGACATTCATTTCTgcaaaagaaacaataaaaataaactcgaATATGAGTACAAACAAgaagagcaaaaacaaaatgttattaaataaaatgaatgctattgtaaaaaataatatttatattgcaacaataacaaaaatagctAAAACAAAACGTACAATTaagatttaacaataaattataattaaagccAACTTAAAGTTAACGGTTATTAGGTGAAAacgaaagaaacaaaaaataaaacaataaaaagaagaCTTTACAGTACGTtggttattttaaaatgtataacattcgtaatagaaaaataataataataataacgcaCTTTCATACCATAGCAATGTACAAAAACAGATAGCAAGTATGTACTCGCATAGTAAACAATATTATCAACATACAATTTCTTTTAGTAGTTTAGTCtaagcttttctttttttagataaatCTATCAAATGTTTAATGTATGAATTGGAGGTTTCAAAGTTGGCGtatttaaaaggttttaaaagCGGGTTTTTGATTTGAagtttaagatttaaattagttaatcaaaaattatttctaatatGAATATTGTTAATGAAGTTTTGCCtttttgtgaataactttgagcTTTATAGTATGTGAAAGTATGTGTGAAGCATTTATATCCAAAGCTACGAGGTTATACAAACACCAACAATTTTTTACGCACACATTTGTATAGTCAAAAAGAACATAAAGGTTTTCCAAAAACAGAACTTGCTCCAAAGATCAAAACTTATATTCGTAGATTAATAACACAGGTTAAAAAATTGAAGAATATCGAAAACCAGAAACcaatgtatatttttctaaatgattGTCAAGTGTTGAATTGAAATCTAGAGTGATTACAACAGTGACAATCACACAATATTAACGAGATATCAATTAACGATACATGCAATTATCACCAGCGAAGTCGTCAACAACACTTTTTACCACCTGGACGAAGGAATTAAACCTAAACCTTGGTATTGTGGTCGATGGAGCCCAAAAtccacccaaaaatattggggGTCACATTTGGTAGCCTCTTTACTTCCTCAACAAGGTCTtcaaagcgctagccggcaGCGTATAGataaagaaaccttgttggctacATATAAAACGATTGGTCGGTCAGTGGTTAATTATGCTGTTCCAGTGTGGTCACCTTCGCTAGTGATACCCAGTTTAGAAACAAAAAGCTGCCCTAAGGACTGTAACGGGAAGCAAGGATCTTCGTATATACGAGGAAAAATATTCACATATGTGCAGAATCCATTGGACCAGTCCTCGTATTCGGCTGCTTTGAACGACATTATAGCGACGACATAAATTAAACGGTTGCAGTATACCGCATGAATTTCGTACTTGGAGGTCGCCCATAGCAGACACGGAAGaaaacctgccgcggaaaacaagagcATTTCTGGCACAACTAatatcgggatggagcaacaggctcaatgcCTACTGGTCATGTATAGACGTGACGTTCCCAACGAATGTCATGCATGTGGTCAGGGCCCTCATGtcacccaccacatattcaaatGCTAAGCCAACCCTACTTCACTCTGTCAAATGGATTTATGGACACATCCAgctgaagtagcccaatttttagGCCTAAATATTGATGTAGAGCCCACCaattagattattttatagttttagctgttacaacaacaacgagaTATCATattctaaagtttaaaaaataaaacagtgacatatatttatttataaactagctatacccagtgtgtcCAATAAAAATCCGCCGGCTATTCATTAAATGTCCACActaatgtcaaagttcttcatgtaaaatttgaagattcttgCTCTAATATTTtatcagatatacgaatttttctattcatATGGGGGGTCCAAGCCTCCCCCATAAGAAAGTCCACccttttttctcgaaaatgttCAAATGAATAATAAAGTTCTTTGTGCAAAATTAAAAGAATCTAGTGCCTTTAGTTTATCAGTtgaacgaaattttgtattcatatgggaggtgctaagaccccattgaaagtcctcccgttattctctaaaagttcatgtaaaatttgaagattccagctctaatagtttttcacatataagaatttttgtatttaattcataagaGGGCTCCAAGCGATAGATTTTctcttacatttttttattgtttagagTAATAACTTAGTAAAACTTCAGGGTTGTAATCCCTTCGAAAATAGATATGTTTCCACTCATCTATCGCCTTTAACTATATTCTTTTTACTTTCTTTCTTGATGTAGTGTTTTGCTTCTCTGTCTTTCTAACTTTACTCTTTGAAGGAAATCAATGGTCTGCGTATGGATATGCACCTTTTTATGGCGCAACTTGAGTAAAGGATATGATGTTTAGAAAGTAGAGTAATTCAGTATAATATTCCAAACTttagatataataaaaaatataaacgaaaatatttttgttaatttttttacattttttctaaatcttttcaaataaattttagttaaaatatattattgattCTAAATAGTCGATAAGCTAGTAATTGATACAATTAATGGATAAAGTGAAAGTGGCAGACATACATTTGcagtttaaaatagaaaataaaagaaagagaAGTTGTTAAATATAATGGTTAAGCTACTATTCGTCTTCGTCATTCAATTATGATAATTAATATTAGTAGCAATTATAGACAGggtttttgcatttgttttttatcattaaCAGATTTCTAACTCATTAGTGcgtaaaatatttctaaaatttacaataattaatgacaatttaatataactgtgtaagatatttaaaatcttaagtcagaaaaaatttttattttggtaataATAACGATTTCTAAAATTGTGAGttgtatagactagacaaattaaaagaaactatttactaaaaaagaagtgtaaaattaatgaaattttaaaatatataacaaaactaTAGCATttctatatttcttaaaatgagAGTTATTAATAGTTTGATACAGAAAAGTAGACAATTTGGTGCTGATGTTACGAATAAAATTATTCACTTTTAGAAGGTGATAGCATTGTACGCATCATGTTAATTTATGTATTATTGTCTTTGTATAAAATAGATTCTAagttaatattgtttaatattttgatataaGGTAAACAACAAATATACCAAAATTGCAAACATTTGCAACTGgtatttattgtaattaaatgATGACATATCGAAACAACTaattatgaaaacaattttttatttcatgaaaagtaacaaatacaaatactaaATAGAAATAGCAATTAACCTACATGTACATGGCAAAAAATATCTTGTACATactaatttgtaaataaatatgtatgtatattatttccACTTCCTGTCACTGtcacaatgaaaacaaaatatttttaccttTTATTTGCCAAATAAATTGGGTCACACTTGgtcaaaaacaaaatgaaactaACTTAATGAAAAGCATAACATACCAAACATTATTTTCAACTATAAACAAATAAGCAAATATTCATAACTAACATTACAATCATAAactcatatgtatatgtagtatGTTTGAAAATTGTCGTTGGAATCACattgaataaaagttttttgaatttaaaacaatGTATGCAATGGCTATCAGCTAATTAGCCAAGCTTAcgatattatgtatttaaatgttattgcaATATCCCGGGGAAAAGAAGTGCTACCAATAATTCTAGCGGGGACTATGAAcaggtgatgtcaaatgtatcctcggcctGTACTTGAGACGATTTGGCAATTGTTTGAACCAGAGTATATACtaactagagtattcaaacgattaatcgtcgttcggttaatcgattaatttttgatgattaatcgttcgaataaatgaaaattgtcaaatttcaaataacgaataaaccgaataatttctataaaataaccgattaagaaaaactcactatttagcagtaaaattactacgtattttctagaaaatttaatatttttataataaattttcttcttttcttaatttcttaatcaattttctataataaagaaaatttgttttatgatttttgaaaagaaatcatggaaataattatgttgcttttatttttacaaccagttttttgggaacattgttgtgttcttaagtatttctaataagttttcagcaacagttatagttgaactagtgtttaatgaaaatcttaaaaacagtaatgtctttagaaagaaaagcatttcacataaacaggaataatttctagtatttgataaaaaattaaacaaagaattgaagtgaaagaagtgaaaataatatttcttttataaaccgtgcaaaagttattttcaaacataaaaaaatctatgcgtacaggaaactgtggaccattagtatttaCTCTGTATACTTAGTTTTTCacaatcagctcttatgctcctgtaaaagaaCGTttaagacatccaatttcaaaagatggaattccaaattatatattaaaaagttggtattaattacaaatgaagttgagttcctctgcttcgaaataatataatttatttcaaatcgtCAAGATCTTCAAGAAAGAAttagaaatcttaaagaaaatttgtcacaaaaaagtagtttaaagtttttgagtcgcaatgaaagctttttaaatttaatttctttttcgttttttttttttctctaagtgagtcccagctttgaaatccttttataaggacatcaaaatcggagtacgcaattctttatacatataagtggaatctattttcacatgcttatcaacttttccatgtgtgaatgcttttttcaaagtTGTTAGAgggtatatgaaaaaaattattgttaaaatcaataataacatttagtttccttttattcgaataaccgaataatttttaattatccgattattaaccggctaacgtaaaacctcaaataattatttgtcgaataaaccgaataatacaaaaacccgaataattgaatagcTATATAAGATTGTTCTACCAACTTTTTCCTTGAAAAGCAGATATgatgtaaattatatatttacattcCCCTTTCAGCTATTCTAATAAAACCGAATATAACTCTAAACAGTTTAATATattactagcataccctgggtgcttcgctaccctaacttaaattaaatacattcaaaattttgtttacttttatagaaaattaaaatttattaaacgtttttttaatatttcagttttatatGTTCAATATCAAgtgattaaattcgcattcagtaagaagcttgtatttttagtttcattcatttagcttccacattatagaaaattttgaaagtaatatttgaaaaagtaccataaaatacctctaatagatcattatttaataaaaattttatgtttctgtgttcaatataaTGATAAACAATCGTTCTTACAACggcattttttacaattttttcacaaactcactttaaaaaaagtatttaccgATTACACCTTATCAGATACGTAGACTCGTAAACTTAGTCaagttgatttgttttatttctcacATGTAGTAAGTATTTTTAATCATAAAGAGTATACATGTCTATTTTGTTTTgacgaaaattatttataataaatatatcaaaACGCACACTCGTATAGTCTCGACAGTGCgaatgttaaaataatcttgtttgtaattgtaaaatttctttattttatattttttcttaaattaaaaaaattcaactttAAGATAAAAACATGTtacttttttgctattttataaaacaaagtataGATTGAAGTCTcacttatttcatatttttataaccaattaATTCCCCAATATAAAATATCAATCATCGATCTGTTCAACAACCTTTTTCTATGTcgtttcaagtttttttttaaagtaaacgaATGCAAATTAAATGATCAAGTATgtacacaaaattaaattaaattaaattaaatttactattATAGCGAATGTTATGAATGAGTACTTCAGTCATGGTACTTTTCatgtttacatttgttttatttcattaatgtGTTGTTTCCATATGACATGTGAGTAGtctgagttaaaattttacttgtattttgtttttgttacaataacaaaatacaagtaaaatttgtactcAAACTACTCGTTCGGTATCTAAAAACAGCACATAAGtttatcattttaattaattaattttttttaacaaactgaGTTTTCTCAAGGTAGAacgttattttcttaaatattttttgaccgACAATGTATGCTGTCGTCTAAAGTAATATAATAATCAGTGACATTTCtcaacatgcatacatacaaagATGTATATTTCTGTAGGCACAtttatgcacatacatatagtAAAACTCCTTCAGTAGAATTAGTAATAACAACGTATTTTGTACGTCAGTTATTTGGTTGGTTGAACCATATTAAGTAATAGGaacaaattaaagtaaattaaatgtaTGCTTCTAAACAATTATGTACAAATTTATagcatattaaaaataattcatatttttcattattaaaaatctgAAGCAGTCTCAGAATTTCATACCGGGTTCAATTGTTATATTGCcttaaataacagaaaaaaacgtGCTATTTTCTTAAAGTCCCTAACTGCCAGAGAATCTACGGATTAAACGATTACTGGAGATTGACGAAATTGGCCTCAATGTAttggatttattttaaaataaaaaatttaatagactAACAATAATGGAATGTTTACCGGACTTTAAAACTGTCTGTTCTCTCTAGGTAATCATGTAACGATAACATATATAACCATCCATTGgttattttcataaaacttaaTACGTTCTAGAAAAAGGTTTTTGAGATATTTTTAACACTCAACCGAGTTAAACCAAACTGAACAAAACTTATAAAACCAAACCAGATCTTAATGTCCCCTTAATCATatctaatattataaattaagatttaaaaaaaaaaaactaaacagaagctttgaaaaatatatattagataGATTGATTGTTTAAACTTGTTTCAAGCGCTCTGCTTAAAACTCACACACAACTGTTTAgtaaatgcaaataaaagtaaaaaaataaataaaaataacttttatataaaatctaaaacaGAAAAGAGACAAAGCGGAGTATGACTATGTGGCATGCATAagtaattaacatttaaaataaacgaTCGGGgaaaaaaataagacaaaacCTCTACAAATTGGCAATATGTTAAAATGCTTTGtgataaattataaagaaacaacaataataaaaaaaacaacaacttattattatttttaccttTTGGAATATTGCAAAGTGGTTTGGCAAGACAAAACTTAGCATTTGAGTCATCAACCGCAGCAGCTAAACCAAAACTTGCAGCTTGCTCTGAACGGGGTGACAAACATGGCGgtgtattattaatattataatgatGTTCTTGCTGGACGGTAGtagttttagtattttctcGACGAAGATGACCCTCTTCATCAATGACATcatcgatttttttaatattctctgGAGTTGAGTCCATTTTTTCACGTTCACTTTCGGAAAATGAATCCGGATCATAGCCTGGTGTCGTTGGTGTATTCATTTTCTTCATACAGACATTGTTTGCTAAATTATTTGCGGAAGATGCCAATTCCAGAGTTGGTGGTGTCAGTGGTGTTGATGTTGGTGTTAAGCCATCTTCAGTTGAGTTGGCATTATCTCTTAATGTGGCATATGATgtcataattataaattattaatgtttCAGTTTTCTATTTCAGCAGTATAATATTTGtgatgtatgtagtatgtaagCGGAGACGTGTGAATTTTTAAGGTgtcacaaatttaaaacaacaagaaGGGTTTGGCTTTTAAACTGAAATTCCGTTTGtgcgtttgtttttatttttgttatatgtgTTTATCACTCTTTGTTCTCTACAGGTTTCGTTCGTTTCCTCAGGTTACTTTCTATTCATATTcacacttttattaaattttgttttctgcttttttgttgatgttgtttgtatgtattaaattaattagaTAGCTTAAGGAGTAagggattttttgttttttttttttctttttcaaaatatgtatatgttcgTATCGTGCTTGAAGGTAGTCTTATGGCTTAAtgatattttgttctttttgttggtttataacaaatattaatattcatGCAACATCGTAAAGGATTATGAATCAGTTGTGTTGCATATACCGTCTTCATTGGTATGTATGTTATAAACCATTGAAACAGGAAAAGCTGAAATccatatataaaacaaacacaagcgttaaaaacaaaaatattcaataaatggggtcaatgaatttttaaattaaatattgcaTTACAATTTAATTCACTATAAATTGCAGCATTCGTCAAATTCGTTTTCAGTTTTacaattaagaaaacaaaaacttatttattttcaagGTTTCtcgataaatttatttattatttagcaTGTAGCACATCActttgcttaaaaaattaaaatacaaaacaaaattacgtATGAATATATTGTAGCCAAAATAGCCAAAGCactaaacaaaacaagaaacaaaCAAGTTAACAGCAGCGGGCTGGTCTGTATGAATGTATTCCAATATTTATCAGGCAGCAACCTCGAGTTTgtctatgaaatatttttattctattttctattctgttgtttttttttttcaaattggaaTTACATTTCTATTTagataaatggatttttttacaacacaaaaatgatcaatacttttttttatatcacGACCAAGGGCAACAGCGAACGCACTCAAAACACTAACAACAAAATCTTCTTAAAAACAcacttttctttatattttttggatttttctttttaattttaaaaattttcttgttgtaATTAATGAACGTGAGTGACAATGAACTTAGTTGGTTGGTTTGACGTTCtacaaatatactttttttatttgcttttaaatattgtatttattttttattgagttcttttttttttttgttttattacatatttgtttctaTTATATTAACGTGTTTGTCCGCACCTTGCTTTGTCCGTATCTATGCGTCACTCACGATTGGTATAAGGCACTTGAGTGTGAATTGAATCAAATTGGAAATATAGTTAGTGGTCGTTTTTCGTTGTATTATGGCCACTAACTTGCCTGTCTGTATTATTGGCCAAGTTGTTTGTCAttgtaaaaaaatgcttaaagagAGCACAAAACTGTGTGCAAAGAGAGTAAATTAAATAACGCTCAGAgatgtcaaatttaaaaattaaaaagccgctaaaatcaagaaaataaatttattactatttatttaaatatttctttttttaaaaaatacacaaaaagaaaacaatatctTATAGGTACGTTCACATTTAACTATTGCTTCTACATATAGTAGCacttttctattaatattataaGTAGCAAAAAAAGGTTtgacttaaaattatttttaaa
Proteins encoded:
- the LOC111684082 gene encoding uncharacterized protein LOC111684082 isoform X1 yields the protein MTSYATLRDNANSTEDGLTPTSTPLTPPTLELASSANNLANNVCMKKMNTPTTPGYDPDSFSESEREKMDSTPENIKKIDDVIDEEGHLRRENTKTTTVQQEHHYNINNTPPCLSPRSEQAASFGLAAAVDDSNAKFCLAKPLCNIPKEMNVGSKSANKEITSSRDNKNDDEELSSGSARQEATTTSVKTKTAATNADNSNSEKEAHFSYDHGDGDESTSSNGNTTMTNSMKQSCAFTIDNFNDKECDAAAQAAKYKSMMERFQSRHRRGASMSKLENENDSSASTTKAQTPTRLTSSQSSALLTSRSTGRNSQAHNDNNSLESDTSATQKVKLRVRDRSTSRVRDASKRHSWSPRSSTNESNLQSPQSNTASTTTSNTSQSAMRKSTKTANKPPPIQVPKGASNLVANRTQFTPRSTAMQLALKQVDFMCPQPPLADFKHLNADADDISEAGTYTLDGDNYTEEQKDLMNIDKNGQPIVDNPRRTKSRPKQLDALTPTPRTQGTVESKRSNNVLEVNYYHEAEALEQRQRTSNSTSDLIMGSHQSAGAYLEKIKSRVLRNMNATKQMDIKQDVLKSSHSQPTDDEDVDPDLGCFTSVTTSGVLAKQRTLDARPKLSRHSGLSTSQIDSSEYVSNETKLKSSGTPASLAGGFTDLQKAEYRLNVFTNQKDASQKFAATRNLIETPPETPTGPQPTSKLSEVAVLQTAQTKHDWIQEWARNARARSLANDRHVSVGVRQANQDMLMTRSYTCADTGNESLTDDSLYSAHSKQFNAKLNRSLAERLRLAGNGSGECDYASDPSLTTSTSYSKPPKSPTKIPSPLHSLGRARSASRTRASLQNILPADDEDYLQQTAAAINNLQQSLSRKNSLKSPSHSASPRAHSARSHIIYSPEGTGVDSSPQHSLNAQRQRQAAQNLMTSSINEQQLQMLTSGEYLLRQMRMRKNSFDGNLAGSGSPHRRVLQGGGPPQVQSPTTPTAPDDQSSPLRRSSSFSARVAATQRAGRPNFQNLYTPPAARHSYGLSVAPQHHQQLQAMQAIKKSASSNNFGHVYSDYDDNLQYYINDEDDQNDMDEEYYSSGAEDNVEPEYYHDQQDQSEIENSVPLSNTRYNKALLMRIERSKQRVAGKPQSAPPTKPSTALAATAGGVMACPNTPELPRRNVKSATTRSSVTSQRQSMPRDTSLSRLAQQVPSSLASAKKQLLQTAANVPSTTTTQRSTSSQRATPRYLDISKYKPAQSNQFLRKNDAKSTLKQPSNDIMKRSPSSSSMGLSRADPSRASNRSVRSATSVMTTSGTSLGGGGRASSAVRRDASVSKQKEAEMAMWKRRSKYDPMKAAAEDRRKKEEAKRVVQAQQLGVVSMPSESERSLEQQWSIEETGDFDEDDCV
- the LOC111684082 gene encoding uncharacterized protein LOC111684082 isoform X2, which translates into the protein MTSYATLRDNANSTEDGLTPTSTPLTPPTLELASSANNLANNVCMKKMNTPTTPGYDPDSFSESEREKMDSTPENIKKIDDVIDEEGHLRRENTKTTTVQQEHHYNINNTPPCLSPRSEQAASFGLAAAVDDSNAKFCLAKPLCNIPKEMNVGSKSANKEITSSRDNKNDDEELSSGSARQEATTTSVKTKTAATNADNSNSEKEAHFSYDHGDGDESTSSNGNTTMTNSMKQSCAFTIDNFNDKECDAAAQAAKYKSMMERFQSRHRRGASMSKLENENDSSASTTKAQTPTRLTSSQSSALLTSRSTGRNSQAHNDNNSLESDTSATQKVKLRVRDRSTSRVRDASKRHSWSPRSSTNESNLQSPQSNTASTTTSNTSQSAMRKSTKTANKPPPIQVPKGASNLVANRTQFTPRSTAMQLALKQVDFMCPQPPLADFKHLNADADDISEAGTYTLDGDNYTEEQKDLMNIDKNGQPIVDNPRRTKSRPKQLDALTPTPRTQGTVESKRSNNVLEVNYYHEAEALEQRQRTSNSTSDLIMGSHQSAGAYLEKIKSRVLRNMNATKQMDIKQDVLKSSHSQPTDDEDVDPDLGCFTSVTTSGVLAKQRTLDARPKLSRHSGLSTSQIDSSEYVSNETKLKSSGTPASLAGGFTDLQKAEYRLNVFTNQKDASQKFAATRNLIETPPETPTGPQPTSKLSEVAVLQTAQTKHDWIQEWARNARARSLANDRHVSVGVRQANQDMLMTRSYTCADTGNESLTDDSLYSAHSKQFNAKLNRSLAERLRLAGNGSGECDYASDPSLTTSTSYSKPPKSPTKIPSPLHSLGRARSASRTRASLQNILPADDEDYLQQTAAAINNLQQSLSRKNSLKSPSHSASPRAHSARSHIIYSPEGTGVDSSPQHSLNAQRQRQAAQNLMTSSINEQQLQMLTSGEYLLRQMRMRKNSFDGNLAGSGSPHRRVLQGGGPPQVQSPTTPTAPDDQSSPLRRSSSFSARVAATQRAGRPNFQNLYTPPAARHSYGLSVAPQHHQQLQAMQAIKKSASSNNFGHVYSDYDDNLQYYINDEDDQNDMDEEYYSSGAEDNVEPEYYHDQQDQSEIENSVPLSNTRYNKALLMRIERSKQRVAGKPQSAPPTKPSTALAATAGGVMACPNTPELPRRNVKSATTRSSVTSQRQSMPRDTSLSRLAQQVPSSLASAKKQLLQTAANVPSTTTTQRSTSSQRATPRYLDISKYKPAQSNQFLRKNDAKSTLKQPSNDIMKRSPSSSSMGLSRADPSRASNRSVRSATSVMTTSGTSLGGGGRASSAVRRDASVSKQKEAEMAMWKRRSKYDPMKAAAEDRRKKEEAKRVVQAQQLGVVSMPSERQSRSLYRRGQL